A portion of the Carya illinoinensis cultivar Pawnee chromosome 11, C.illinoinensisPawnee_v1, whole genome shotgun sequence genome contains these proteins:
- the LOC122280869 gene encoding bifunctional adenosine 5'-phosphosulfate phosphorylase/adenylylsulfatase HINT4-like isoform X3, which produces MIRYYLVIPVEHIPTVKDLQWRTEDYSLVSHMLEVKQMPLCRDAPQSTWYRLQKYLSFLTSLNRWKSIKLLSRGSIGFLEADKLLEKLKHLPPVISKL; this is translated from the exons GTATTATTTGGTGATTCCTGTGGAGCACATTCCAACTGTAAAAGACCTCCAATGGAGAACTGAAGACTACTCCTTAg TAAGTCACATGTTAGAGGTTAAGCAAATGCCATTGTGCCGAGATGCACCTCAGAGCACATGGTACAG GTTGCAAAAGTACCTTTCATTCTTGACGAGCTTGAACAGATGGAAAAGTATAAAACTCTTGTCTCGGGGGTCGATTGGATTTCTTGAAGCTGATAAGTTATTGGAGAAGCTAAAGCATTTGCCACCTGttatttcaaaactttga
- the LOC122280869 gene encoding bifunctional adenosine 5'-phosphosulfate phosphorylase/adenylylsulfatase HINT4-like isoform X1 has product MIRYYLVIPVEHIPTVKDLQWRTEDYSLVSHMLEVKQMPLCRDAPQSTWYRFGFHQPPLNSINHVHLHCLALPYTPRLQKYLSFLTSLNRWKSIKLLSRGSIGFLEADKLLEKLKHLPPVISKL; this is encoded by the exons GTATTATTTGGTGATTCCTGTGGAGCACATTCCAACTGTAAAAGACCTCCAATGGAGAACTGAAGACTACTCCTTAg TAAGTCACATGTTAGAGGTTAAGCAAATGCCATTGTGCCGAGATGCACCTCAGAGCACATGGTACAG ATTTGGCTTTCATCAGCCTCCTTTAAACTCTATTAATCATGTACACCTTCACTGTTTGGCGCTACCCTACACACCGAG GTTGCAAAAGTACCTTTCATTCTTGACGAGCTTGAACAGATGGAAAAGTATAAAACTCTTGTCTCGGGGGTCGATTGGATTTCTTGAAGCTGATAAGTTATTGGAGAAGCTAAAGCATTTGCCACCTGttatttcaaaactttga
- the LOC122280869 gene encoding bifunctional adenosine 5'-phosphosulfate phosphorylase/adenylylsulfatase HINT4-like isoform X2: MIRYYLVIPVEHIPTVKDLQWRTEDYSLVSHMLEVKQMPLCRDAPQSTWYRFGFHQPPLNSINHVHLHCLALPYTPRWKSIKLLSRGSIGFLEADKLLEKLKHLPPVISKL, translated from the exons GTATTATTTGGTGATTCCTGTGGAGCACATTCCAACTGTAAAAGACCTCCAATGGAGAACTGAAGACTACTCCTTAg TAAGTCACATGTTAGAGGTTAAGCAAATGCCATTGTGCCGAGATGCACCTCAGAGCACATGGTACAG ATTTGGCTTTCATCAGCCTCCTTTAAACTCTATTAATCATGTACACCTTCACTGTTTGGCGCTACCCTACACACCGAG ATGGAAAAGTATAAAACTCTTGTCTCGGGGGTCGATTGGATTTCTTGAAGCTGATAAGTTATTGGAGAAGCTAAAGCATTTGCCACCTGttatttcaaaactttga